One Podarcis muralis chromosome 1, rPodMur119.hap1.1, whole genome shotgun sequence genomic window carries:
- the GSTZ1 gene encoding maleylacetoacetate isomerase isoform X3, producing the protein MEASKKPVLYTYFRSSCTWRVRIALALKGIAYDSAPVNLVKDGGQQLTPEYQAVNPMQQVPALKIDGITLSQSIAIIEYLEETRPRPSLLPQDPKKRALVRMISEHIASGIQPLQNLTVLEQFGEKKQDWAKNCISRGFKALEQILRVTAGRYCVGDEVTMADLCLVPQVFNAGRFKVDLTPFPTINRINKALLELEAFQMSHPSRQPDTPSELRV; encoded by the exons ATGGAGGCTTCTAAAAAG CCAGTCCTCTATACTTatttcagaagttcctgcaccTGGAGAGTGAGAATTG CACTGGCTCTGAAAGGAATTGCCTATGATTCAGCACCTGTCAACCTTGTGAAGGATGGAGGGCAGCAG CTGACACCAGAGTACCAAGCAGTGAACCCAATGCAGCAAGTCCCAGCCCTCAAAATTGATGGCATCACCCTCTCGCAGTCG ATAGCAATAATAGAGTACCTGGAGGAGACGCGTCCAAGACCTAGTCTCCTGCCCCAGGATCCAAAGAAGAGAGCCCTGGTGCGGATGATCTCAGAACACATTGCTTCTGGAATTCAACCCTTGCAG AACTTGACTGTCCTGGAGCAGTTTGGTGAGAAGAAGCAAGACTGGGCAAAGAACTGCATTTCTCGTGGTTTCAAAG cttTGGAGCAGATCCTGCGTGTAACAGCTGGGCGCTACTGTGTTGGAGATGAG GTAACCATGGCTGACCTATGCTTGGTTCCCCAAGTTTTCAATGCCGGGAG GTTTAAAGTGGATCTTACGCCATTCCCCACAATAAACAGAATCAACAAAGCTCTCTTGGAATTGGAAGCGTTCCAAATGAGCCATCCATCACGGCAGCCAGATACCCCTTCAGAACTAAGAGTCTAA
- the LOC114591590 gene encoding uncharacterized protein LOC114591590 isoform X2 gives MLSGASSFLSLDGLGTPRRRWSWAPGGLWQRGEAALVPQPRGGADFSRREGKLHFYALWSLREPPRQLSSKCRQKCYQTHLPLPLPKHLVVFGLGDWSRYSQKTSIIVEILVNPNVKPQRIGKLGPETRCLVWEGDWRVDVLMASLKQEENGNPVKLLLTVEEQLLNSTPTRPFQATEPNQSPVLPEDTGQRLDDPPESKNGSSAMPVKEPVLERKEFSPPMETLLMLPAPETTSASVDCEEARNKTCTSNSARLKTRRVLFELLASNRQQESEDLEVKELQVCPSPRWCHAMCLSDPETAVLIGGEGTNQQFCQDALWKLEIDNDFWFPMDLPAPGSMPQCSRGHSATYDPETKRIYIFGGMREAKRYSNIHVLDTASWKWLHVSAKGKVPTLAYHSATIYRKELFVFGGAFPKMSSLEMGACSNTLFVFNPEYEIWYQPIVEGEKPLPRLGHSATLLRNKLIIFGGQKTSFYLNDTHILDLGFMEYISVPFLSGQPSARSFHAAIPVSDQKVLISGGCGVRGAFRDAFTFHLDTLTWSAVKHSDLCSVPRAGHTLLNLTYAPQTDADKENQGKHNACTVLVFGGSDRAGKFYNSTSKLQLDLEVTRSSLDPA, from the exons TGCTCTCTGGTGCTTCCAGTTTCCTGAGTCTGGATGGCTTGGGGACGCCCCGCCGGCGATGGAGCTGGGCCCCCGGAGGCCTCTGGCAGCGGGGGGAGGCCGCCCTGGTCCCGCAGCCCCGCGGAGGGGCGGATTTCTCCCGGCGGGAAGGCAAGCTCCACTTCTACGCCCTCTGGTCTCTGCGCGAGCCGCCCCGGCAGCTCAGTAG CAAATGCCGTCAGAAATGTTACCAGACTCACTTACCACTTCCGCTGCCCAAACACCTAGTGGTCTTTGGTTTGGGTGACTGGAGCCGCTATTCTCAGAAGACAAGCATCATTGTGGAAATATTAGTGAATCCAAATGTTAAGCCACAAAGGATTGGCAAGCTGGGGCCTGAAACAAG GTGTTTGGTATGGGAAGGTGACTGGCGAGTGGATGTTTTGATGGCTTCGCTAAAGCAGGAAGAGAATGGTAACCCTGTTAAGCTTCTCTTGACTGTCGAGGAACAG CTCCTCAACAGCACCCCCACCCGCCCATTTCAGGCCACAGAGCCTAATCAGTCACCTGTCCTTCCAGAAGATACAGGTCAGCGATTGGATGATCCCCCTGAG TCTAAGAATGGGAGTTCAGCGATGCCTGTTAAAGAGCCTGTGCTTGAAAGGAAGGAGTTCTCTCCACCCATGGAAACGCTGCTTATGCTTCCTGCTCCAGAAACAACTTCTGCATCGGTGGACTGTGAGGAGGCCAGGAATAAAACATGTACATCTAATTCAGCTCGCCTAAAGACCAGGAGGGTTCTCTTTGAACTTCTGGCATCCAACAGACAGCAGGAATCTGAAG acTTGGAAGTTAAAGAGCTGCAAG TATGTCCAAGCCCTCGGTGGTGTCATGCCATGTGCCTGAGCGACCCTGAAACTGCTGTTCTGATTGGTGGCGAAGGAACTAATCAACAGTTTTGCCAAGATGCCCTGTGGAAACTGGAAATTG ACAATGACTTCTGGTTCCCCATGGATCTCCCAGCACCAGGTTCCATGCCACAGTGTTCAAGGGGCCACAGTGCCACATATGACCCAGAGACCAAGCGCATTTACATCTTCGGGGGTATGAGGGAGGCAAAGCGCTACAGCAACATCCATGTTCTGGACACGGCATCTTGGAAATGGCTGCATGTGTCT GCTAAGGGTAAAGTGCCAACGCTGGCTTACCATAGTGCAACCATCTACCGAAAGGAGCTATTTGTCTTCGGAGGAGCTTTCCCTAAAATGTCATCCCTGGAGATGGGAGCTTGCAGCAACACACTCTTCGTTTTCAACCCCGAGTATGAGATCTGGTATCAACCCATTGTTGAGGGGGAGAAGCCTTTGCCTAGGCTTGG CCATTCAGCTACTCTGCTGAGGAACAAACTGATCATATTTGGGGGCCAGAAGACTTCCTTCTACCTGAACGACACACACATCCTAGATCTGG GTTTCATGGAGTACATTTCAgttccttttctctctggacAACCTTCAGCTCGCAG TTTCCATGCGGCCATTCCAGTGTCTGATCAGAAAGTGCTGATAAGCGGAGGCTGTGGTGTCAGAGGAGCCTTTCGGGATGCATTCACATTCCATCTTG ATACCTTGACTTGGAGTGCAGTCAAGCATAGTGACCTTTGCTCTGTGCCCCGGGCAGGCCACACACTGCTCAACTTGACTTATGCCCCCCAGACGGATGCAGATAAGGAGAACCAGGGCAAGCACAATGCGTGCACTGTTCTGGTCTTCGGGGGGTCAGACCGTGCTGGCAAGTTCTACAATAGTACAAGCAAGCTGCAGCTGGACCTCGAGGTGACGAGGTCTTCTCTGGACCCTGCTTGA
- the LOC114591590 gene encoding uncharacterized protein LOC114591590 isoform X1 → MLSGASSFLSLDGLGTPRRRWSWAPGGLWQRGEAALVPQPRGGADFSRREGKLHFYALWSLREPPRQLSSKCRQKCYQTHLPLPLPKHLVVFGLGDWSRYSQKTSIIVEILVNPNVKPQRIGKLGPETSRCLVWEGDWRVDVLMASLKQEENGNPVKLLLTVEEQLLNSTPTRPFQATEPNQSPVLPEDTGQRLDDPPESKNGSSAMPVKEPVLERKEFSPPMETLLMLPAPETTSASVDCEEARNKTCTSNSARLKTRRVLFELLASNRQQESEDLEVKELQVCPSPRWCHAMCLSDPETAVLIGGEGTNQQFCQDALWKLEIDNDFWFPMDLPAPGSMPQCSRGHSATYDPETKRIYIFGGMREAKRYSNIHVLDTASWKWLHVSAKGKVPTLAYHSATIYRKELFVFGGAFPKMSSLEMGACSNTLFVFNPEYEIWYQPIVEGEKPLPRLGHSATLLRNKLIIFGGQKTSFYLNDTHILDLGFMEYISVPFLSGQPSARSFHAAIPVSDQKVLISGGCGVRGAFRDAFTFHLDTLTWSAVKHSDLCSVPRAGHTLLNLTYAPQTDADKENQGKHNACTVLVFGGSDRAGKFYNSTSKLQLDLEVTRSSLDPA, encoded by the exons TGCTCTCTGGTGCTTCCAGTTTCCTGAGTCTGGATGGCTTGGGGACGCCCCGCCGGCGATGGAGCTGGGCCCCCGGAGGCCTCTGGCAGCGGGGGGAGGCCGCCCTGGTCCCGCAGCCCCGCGGAGGGGCGGATTTCTCCCGGCGGGAAGGCAAGCTCCACTTCTACGCCCTCTGGTCTCTGCGCGAGCCGCCCCGGCAGCTCAGTAG CAAATGCCGTCAGAAATGTTACCAGACTCACTTACCACTTCCGCTGCCCAAACACCTAGTGGTCTTTGGTTTGGGTGACTGGAGCCGCTATTCTCAGAAGACAAGCATCATTGTGGAAATATTAGTGAATCCAAATGTTAAGCCACAAAGGATTGGCAAGCTGGGGCCTGAAACAAG CAGGTGTTTGGTATGGGAAGGTGACTGGCGAGTGGATGTTTTGATGGCTTCGCTAAAGCAGGAAGAGAATGGTAACCCTGTTAAGCTTCTCTTGACTGTCGAGGAACAG CTCCTCAACAGCACCCCCACCCGCCCATTTCAGGCCACAGAGCCTAATCAGTCACCTGTCCTTCCAGAAGATACAGGTCAGCGATTGGATGATCCCCCTGAG TCTAAGAATGGGAGTTCAGCGATGCCTGTTAAAGAGCCTGTGCTTGAAAGGAAGGAGTTCTCTCCACCCATGGAAACGCTGCTTATGCTTCCTGCTCCAGAAACAACTTCTGCATCGGTGGACTGTGAGGAGGCCAGGAATAAAACATGTACATCTAATTCAGCTCGCCTAAAGACCAGGAGGGTTCTCTTTGAACTTCTGGCATCCAACAGACAGCAGGAATCTGAAG acTTGGAAGTTAAAGAGCTGCAAG TATGTCCAAGCCCTCGGTGGTGTCATGCCATGTGCCTGAGCGACCCTGAAACTGCTGTTCTGATTGGTGGCGAAGGAACTAATCAACAGTTTTGCCAAGATGCCCTGTGGAAACTGGAAATTG ACAATGACTTCTGGTTCCCCATGGATCTCCCAGCACCAGGTTCCATGCCACAGTGTTCAAGGGGCCACAGTGCCACATATGACCCAGAGACCAAGCGCATTTACATCTTCGGGGGTATGAGGGAGGCAAAGCGCTACAGCAACATCCATGTTCTGGACACGGCATCTTGGAAATGGCTGCATGTGTCT GCTAAGGGTAAAGTGCCAACGCTGGCTTACCATAGTGCAACCATCTACCGAAAGGAGCTATTTGTCTTCGGAGGAGCTTTCCCTAAAATGTCATCCCTGGAGATGGGAGCTTGCAGCAACACACTCTTCGTTTTCAACCCCGAGTATGAGATCTGGTATCAACCCATTGTTGAGGGGGAGAAGCCTTTGCCTAGGCTTGG CCATTCAGCTACTCTGCTGAGGAACAAACTGATCATATTTGGGGGCCAGAAGACTTCCTTCTACCTGAACGACACACACATCCTAGATCTGG GTTTCATGGAGTACATTTCAgttccttttctctctggacAACCTTCAGCTCGCAG TTTCCATGCGGCCATTCCAGTGTCTGATCAGAAAGTGCTGATAAGCGGAGGCTGTGGTGTCAGAGGAGCCTTTCGGGATGCATTCACATTCCATCTTG ATACCTTGACTTGGAGTGCAGTCAAGCATAGTGACCTTTGCTCTGTGCCCCGGGCAGGCCACACACTGCTCAACTTGACTTATGCCCCCCAGACGGATGCAGATAAGGAGAACCAGGGCAAGCACAATGCGTGCACTGTTCTGGTCTTCGGGGGGTCAGACCGTGCTGGCAAGTTCTACAATAGTACAAGCAAGCTGCAGCTGGACCTCGAGGTGACGAGGTCTTCTCTGGACCCTGCTTGA
- the LOC114591590 gene encoding uncharacterized protein LOC114591590 isoform X3 codes for MLSGASSFLSLDGLGTPRRRWSWAPGGLWQRGEAALVPQPRGGADFSRREGKLHFYALWSLREPPRQLSSKCRQKCYQTHLPLPLPKHLVVFGLGDWSRYSQKTSIIVEILVNPNVKPQRIGKLGPETSRCLVWEGDWRVDVLMASLKQEENGNPVKLLLTVEEQLLNSTPTRPFQATEPNQSPVLPEDTGQRLDDPPESKNGSSAMPVKEPVLERKEFSPPMETLLMLPAPETTSASVDCEEARNKTCTSNSARLKTRRVLFELLASNRQQESEDLEVKELQVCPSPRWCHAMCLSDPETAVLIGGEGTNQQFCQDALWKLEIDNDFWFPMDLPAPGSMPQCSRGHSATYDPETKRIYIFGGMREAKRYSNIHVLDTASWKWLHVSAKGKVPTLAYHSATIYRKELFVFGGAFPKMSSLEMGACSNTLFVFNPEYEIWYQPIVEGEKPLPRLGHSATLLRNKLIIFGGQKTSFYLNDTHILDLGFMEYISVPFLSGQPSARSFHAAIPVSDQKVLISGGCGVRGAFRDAFTFHLGHTLLNLTYAPQTDADKENQGKHNACTVLVFGGSDRAGKFYNSTSKLQLDLEVTRSSLDPA; via the exons TGCTCTCTGGTGCTTCCAGTTTCCTGAGTCTGGATGGCTTGGGGACGCCCCGCCGGCGATGGAGCTGGGCCCCCGGAGGCCTCTGGCAGCGGGGGGAGGCCGCCCTGGTCCCGCAGCCCCGCGGAGGGGCGGATTTCTCCCGGCGGGAAGGCAAGCTCCACTTCTACGCCCTCTGGTCTCTGCGCGAGCCGCCCCGGCAGCTCAGTAG CAAATGCCGTCAGAAATGTTACCAGACTCACTTACCACTTCCGCTGCCCAAACACCTAGTGGTCTTTGGTTTGGGTGACTGGAGCCGCTATTCTCAGAAGACAAGCATCATTGTGGAAATATTAGTGAATCCAAATGTTAAGCCACAAAGGATTGGCAAGCTGGGGCCTGAAACAAG CAGGTGTTTGGTATGGGAAGGTGACTGGCGAGTGGATGTTTTGATGGCTTCGCTAAAGCAGGAAGAGAATGGTAACCCTGTTAAGCTTCTCTTGACTGTCGAGGAACAG CTCCTCAACAGCACCCCCACCCGCCCATTTCAGGCCACAGAGCCTAATCAGTCACCTGTCCTTCCAGAAGATACAGGTCAGCGATTGGATGATCCCCCTGAG TCTAAGAATGGGAGTTCAGCGATGCCTGTTAAAGAGCCTGTGCTTGAAAGGAAGGAGTTCTCTCCACCCATGGAAACGCTGCTTATGCTTCCTGCTCCAGAAACAACTTCTGCATCGGTGGACTGTGAGGAGGCCAGGAATAAAACATGTACATCTAATTCAGCTCGCCTAAAGACCAGGAGGGTTCTCTTTGAACTTCTGGCATCCAACAGACAGCAGGAATCTGAAG acTTGGAAGTTAAAGAGCTGCAAG TATGTCCAAGCCCTCGGTGGTGTCATGCCATGTGCCTGAGCGACCCTGAAACTGCTGTTCTGATTGGTGGCGAAGGAACTAATCAACAGTTTTGCCAAGATGCCCTGTGGAAACTGGAAATTG ACAATGACTTCTGGTTCCCCATGGATCTCCCAGCACCAGGTTCCATGCCACAGTGTTCAAGGGGCCACAGTGCCACATATGACCCAGAGACCAAGCGCATTTACATCTTCGGGGGTATGAGGGAGGCAAAGCGCTACAGCAACATCCATGTTCTGGACACGGCATCTTGGAAATGGCTGCATGTGTCT GCTAAGGGTAAAGTGCCAACGCTGGCTTACCATAGTGCAACCATCTACCGAAAGGAGCTATTTGTCTTCGGAGGAGCTTTCCCTAAAATGTCATCCCTGGAGATGGGAGCTTGCAGCAACACACTCTTCGTTTTCAACCCCGAGTATGAGATCTGGTATCAACCCATTGTTGAGGGGGAGAAGCCTTTGCCTAGGCTTGG CCATTCAGCTACTCTGCTGAGGAACAAACTGATCATATTTGGGGGCCAGAAGACTTCCTTCTACCTGAACGACACACACATCCTAGATCTGG GTTTCATGGAGTACATTTCAgttccttttctctctggacAACCTTCAGCTCGCAG TTTCCATGCGGCCATTCCAGTGTCTGATCAGAAAGTGCTGATAAGCGGAGGCTGTGGTGTCAGAGGAGCCTTTCGGGATGCATTCACATTCCATCTTG GCCACACACTGCTCAACTTGACTTATGCCCCCCAGACGGATGCAGATAAGGAGAACCAGGGCAAGCACAATGCGTGCACTGTTCTGGTCTTCGGGGGGTCAGACCGTGCTGGCAAGTTCTACAATAGTACAAGCAAGCTGCAGCTGGACCTCGAGGTGACGAGGTCTTCTCTGGACCCTGCTTGA
- the GSTZ1 gene encoding maleylacetoacetate isomerase isoform X2, translated as MCAALAKPVLYTYFRSSCTWRVRIALALKGIAYDSAPVNLVKDGGQQLTPEYQAVNPMQQVPALKIDGITLSQSIAIIEYLEETRPRPSLLPQDPKKRALVRMISEHIASGIQPLQNLTVLEQFGEKKQDWAKNCISRGFKALEQILRVTAGRYCVGDEVTMADLCLVPQVFNAGRFKVDLTPFPTINRINKALLELEAFQMSHPSRQPDTPSELRV; from the exons ATGTGCGCAGCATTAGCGAAG CCAGTCCTCTATACTTatttcagaagttcctgcaccTGGAGAGTGAGAATTG CACTGGCTCTGAAAGGAATTGCCTATGATTCAGCACCTGTCAACCTTGTGAAGGATGGAGGGCAGCAG CTGACACCAGAGTACCAAGCAGTGAACCCAATGCAGCAAGTCCCAGCCCTCAAAATTGATGGCATCACCCTCTCGCAGTCG ATAGCAATAATAGAGTACCTGGAGGAGACGCGTCCAAGACCTAGTCTCCTGCCCCAGGATCCAAAGAAGAGAGCCCTGGTGCGGATGATCTCAGAACACATTGCTTCTGGAATTCAACCCTTGCAG AACTTGACTGTCCTGGAGCAGTTTGGTGAGAAGAAGCAAGACTGGGCAAAGAACTGCATTTCTCGTGGTTTCAAAG cttTGGAGCAGATCCTGCGTGTAACAGCTGGGCGCTACTGTGTTGGAGATGAG GTAACCATGGCTGACCTATGCTTGGTTCCCCAAGTTTTCAATGCCGGGAG GTTTAAAGTGGATCTTACGCCATTCCCCACAATAAACAGAATCAACAAAGCTCTCTTGGAATTGGAAGCGTTCCAAATGAGCCATCCATCACGGCAGCCAGATACCCCTTCAGAACTAAGAGTCTAA
- the GSTZ1 gene encoding maleylacetoacetate isomerase isoform X1 — protein sequence MCAALAKVPVLYTYFRSSCTWRVRIALALKGIAYDSAPVNLVKDGGQQLTPEYQAVNPMQQVPALKIDGITLSQSIAIIEYLEETRPRPSLLPQDPKKRALVRMISEHIASGIQPLQNLTVLEQFGEKKQDWAKNCISRGFKALEQILRVTAGRYCVGDEVTMADLCLVPQVFNAGRFKVDLTPFPTINRINKALLELEAFQMSHPSRQPDTPSELRV from the exons ATGTGCGCAGCATTAGCGAAGGTA CCAGTCCTCTATACTTatttcagaagttcctgcaccTGGAGAGTGAGAATTG CACTGGCTCTGAAAGGAATTGCCTATGATTCAGCACCTGTCAACCTTGTGAAGGATGGAGGGCAGCAG CTGACACCAGAGTACCAAGCAGTGAACCCAATGCAGCAAGTCCCAGCCCTCAAAATTGATGGCATCACCCTCTCGCAGTCG ATAGCAATAATAGAGTACCTGGAGGAGACGCGTCCAAGACCTAGTCTCCTGCCCCAGGATCCAAAGAAGAGAGCCCTGGTGCGGATGATCTCAGAACACATTGCTTCTGGAATTCAACCCTTGCAG AACTTGACTGTCCTGGAGCAGTTTGGTGAGAAGAAGCAAGACTGGGCAAAGAACTGCATTTCTCGTGGTTTCAAAG cttTGGAGCAGATCCTGCGTGTAACAGCTGGGCGCTACTGTGTTGGAGATGAG GTAACCATGGCTGACCTATGCTTGGTTCCCCAAGTTTTCAATGCCGGGAG GTTTAAAGTGGATCTTACGCCATTCCCCACAATAAACAGAATCAACAAAGCTCTCTTGGAATTGGAAGCGTTCCAAATGAGCCATCCATCACGGCAGCCAGATACCCCTTCAGAACTAAGAGTCTAA